The proteins below come from a single Poecilia reticulata strain Guanapo linkage group LG5, Guppy_female_1.0+MT, whole genome shotgun sequence genomic window:
- the ccdc3b gene encoding coiled-coil domain-containing protein 3 encodes MCPLRRIMWIILGLFLAAGGTDGSWGCQLPHDWRPQTEACRAELAEIIVFAKVLALHKESYSVYNYLPWQHDTDLLFSAEIELLCDQSWGSMLEVPAGSRFNVSGLGYLPCFSYSVTENNNYYFFLRMDENYNIIPHGVNFQDPIFSDTSENHRMFASLFQFSNCTPGTQVHSFTPEWEAQEDSRLLCSTVQKALFEEEERVRTLSQRVRTLEKANGHLKEKVKTLKRLLRLAQRETTKEQQTLSLKQLHESKVAQTHPDQDTTQDQKNQELKKVPPKKLKT; translated from the exons ATGTGTCCTCTCCGTCGCATCATGTGGATTATTCTGGGGCTTTTTTTGGCAGCTGGCGGCACCGATGGGAGCTGGGGGTGTCAGTTACCCCACGACTGGAGACCGCAGACGGAAGCGTGTCGCGCTGAGCTGGCGGAGATCATCGTCTTTGCCAAGGTGCTGGCTCTACACAAAGAGTCCTACAGCGTGTACAACTACCTGCCGTGGCAGCACGACACCGACCTGCTCTTCTCCGCAGAGATCGAGCTGCTGTGCGACCAGTCCTGGGGCAGCATGCTGGAGGTCCCCGCTGGCTCCAGGTTCAACGTCAGTGGCCTGGGATACTTGCCTTGCTTCTCCTACAGCGTCACCGAAAACAACAACTACTACTTCTTTCTAAG GATGGATGAAAACTACAACATTATTCCACATGGAGTTAATTTCCAGGACCCCATCTTCTCCGACACTTCAGAGAACCACCGCATGTTTGCCAGCCTCTTCCAGTTCTCCAACTGCACACCAGGAACTCAAGTCCACAGCTTCACCCCAGAGTGGGAGGCTCAAGAGGACAGCCGG CTGTTGTGCTCCACAGTTCAGAAAGCTCTgtttgaggaggaggagcgagTGAGGACTCTCTCCCAGAGAGTGCGTACTCTAGAGAAAGCCAATGGCCACCTGAAGGAAAAGGTGAAAACTCTGAAACGTCTCCTGCGTCTGGCCCAACGAGAAACCACGAAGGAGCAGCAAACTCTCAGCCTTAAACAGCTCCACGAGTCAAAGGTGGCCCAAACTCACCCTGACCAGGACACCACCCAGGATCAAAAGAACCAGGAACTTAAAAAAGTCCCGCCCAAGAAGCTAAAAACCTAG
- the LOC103464899 gene encoding zinc finger protein 77-like: MTKLQFLNVFLTERLMLAAQEIYKSVEDTILEYQEEIAIRERENDHLRRRLRDAGIEIWPDRSSMALLEEEDGEHPRREWSPSMGHQERIPIQIKDKRDMRPNQGEDQLRGHGPCSAAENMFTPPRVANEYPQEGPHTSGLPQNQGVENRERDPASRNAPRHVKGESGGGGCHRGATSSSSGAQPLAPVNPNCSNENNVDIIGVENGGQMGGAKGAVTGPNRGQTPLMRNQGANAMECPHQKSPLQGHMSSFCCKVCGEAFSHIGHLHVHVQVHTREKPYRCGVCGKCCSSSGRLQEHQRSHTGEKPFRCQICGKGFTQMAHLKVHMRIHTGEKPYSCPVCGKCFSRSDKIKRHLQTHSREGTYFSGQ; the protein is encoded by the exons ATGACCAAACTTCAGTTTTTGAACGTCTTTCTGACTGAGCGTCTTATGCTAGCCGCACAGGAGATTTACAAGTCTGTCGAGGACACGATTTTGGAGTACCAGGAGGAGATCGCGATCAGGGAGAGGGAGAACGACCATCTGAGACGGAGGCTCCGAGACGCTGGGATAGAGATATGGCCAG ATCGCTCGTCCATGGCGCtgctggaggaagaggacggTGAGCATCCCCGTCGAGAGTGGAGTCCAAGTATGGGACATCAAGAGCGTATTCCCATTCagatcaaagacaaaagagacaTGCGGCCCAACCAGGGAGAAGACCAGCTTCGTGGCCATGGCCCCTGCAGTGCCGCGGAAAACATGTTCACCCCCCCACGTGTAGCGAACGAATACCCTCAGGAGGGTCCCCACACATCCGGTCTTCCTCAGAATCAGGGCGTGGAGAACAGGGAGAGGGATCCTGCGTCTCGCAACGCACCAAGGCACGTGAAGGGCgagagcggcggcggcggctgtCACAGAGGTGCCACATCGTCCAGCAGCGGTGCCCAGCCTCTCGCGCCAGTCAACCCAAACTGCTCAAATGAGAACAACGTTGACATTATTGGAGTTGAGAACGGCGGACAGATGGGCGGCGCCAAAGGAGCGGTGACCGGCCCCAACCGAGGACAAACCCCTCTCATGAGGAACCAAGGGGCCAATGCCATGGAATGCCCCCATCAAAAATCTCCCCTGCAGGGCCACATGTCGTCGTTCTGCTGCAAAGTCTGCGGCGAGGCGTTCAGTCACATCGGACACCTGCACGTCCATGTGCAGGTGCACACTCGAGAAAAGCCTTACCGCTGCGGAGTGTGCGGGAAATGCTGCAGCTCCTCCGGCAGGCTCCAGGAGCACCAGCGGAGCCACACGGGGGAAAAACCCTTCCGCTGCCAGATTTGTGGGAAGGGCTTCACTCAGATGGCTCACCTGAAGGTCCACATGAGGATCCACACCGGAGAGAAGCCGTACAGCTGCCCCGTGTGTGGCAAGTGCTTCAGCCGCTCTGACAAAATCAAAAGGCACCTTCAGACGCACAGTCGGGAGGGGACCTACTTCTCGGGGCAGTGA